The genomic segment TCATTACTACTCCTAAAAAATGTATTGGCATAATTAATGATAATTCAGCTCTTTTAAATGCATGAAATACAGTAATAGAACTAAGCATGAATAAAATTGCAATACCAAAAATTAAAAATATATCTTGAAGTTTTATTATTGGGTTCCAATAATAAATCGCTGGTATGGTTGTGTATAGCAAGGAAAAAAGTGACAGATAAAAAATTTGATCAATTGTTTTACCGGTCGTAATCTTTTTAGTAACATTATTATAAATACCAAAACTTATTGCAGCTAACAACGATGTTATTGCCCCAGTTGATAGTTGAATATTTTCTGGATGAAGCAATATTATGGCTCCAATAAAAGTTGTGATGAATGAAATCATCTTCATCCTGTTAATTGATTCTTGAAAAAACAACACAGCAAATAAGGCTGTCAATATAGGGTCTAATGAAATGATTGCCCTTACTTCATTTATTGGCATATTAGATAAGGAATAAAAAAATAAAACAAAACCACCAAAGCCAAAAATTGATCTTAAAAAATGATATTTAATATTTGCACATGATATTCTAAGTGAGTTGCGACCAAAGAAAGAAAGACATAATAATGTCACACATAATAAAAGATTATAAAAAAACATTATCTGGGTAATATGGTAATCAAACTGCATTAATTTTAGCAAAACTGTCCCTAAAGACATGAAAAAGCAATGCGCAACCATAAAGCATATTGCAATATTTTTATTATTTGCTGGAATTTTGTTATCTTTTATCTTCATTATTTGCCTCTAAAGCCATACCTAAAGGTGATGTTTGTTACATTCTAAATTTTGATATTCTAGTGTAACCAACTTTCTTAAATTAGTGCACCACCATACCACGATGCCACTCTATAGCAAATTATATTTTGAATAGATCATACATTATTATTAAGCAATTCTTCTACCTAATCTTTATTGTCTTTATTGAATTCAGGATAATGCGGATCGGGTTCAAAACAATATGGATCATAGTTATAATATTGCAAGTCATGACCATCATTTTTATTTTTTTCAGGAGCATGAGCATGAGAATCCTTATTTTTAGATCCTTGACATATCCATTTCCAGAGCAGAGCAAAGCATCCTAAATCTTTTGCTTCTCCTTCTTCTTCCTCCATCTTCTCTATTTTTTCTTCCTGAGTATTAGTCATTCCATTTTGTTCAGTATTGTCAGTTTGATAATCTACTGGTAAAAATTCTTCAATAAGTATATTTTCATTTTGGTTATCATGTCCTATTCCAAACAACACTCTATTACTACTCAAAAGCACATTTATATTTCGTATCTCATAAAACAGGAACTCAGCTGTATCGCCAAAAACATCTCTCGCATTTACCAGAGTATTAACCGTACTCTCTGTATAATATAAAGAATATTCATAAATCAAATCAAATGGTAAAAGTGCATATACATCATTTATAGGATAGATATTTGCATATACCCTATGCATAGCTTCTTGAAAAAATTCTTGAGTTATAACGTTATAACCTAGGTTGATAAAAATAATTATATATGCTTCATAATGAGCTACAAGACAATGTTTCGTTTCATTACTATAATAAGGAACTAAAATAAGTTCTTTATTATGTGGTGGTGGAAGTATTTTTTTATTATCCGCATCATCAAATAATTCTTGGTCTTCATTATTCTGGTTCTCAGTTTTTTTTTGTTCCAGTTCATTTATATCATCTCGTTGTTCTATTTTACTATCTCCAGTAGAGTTGTCATTTGTAAAAGAGCCAGTATTATTTGGTAAAATACGATTACTCAATTTCAGTACCGCTTTTACTAATGTATTTATGCCAACCGTTATGGCTCCTCCTCCAACTATCAAAATTGTATAGTAAATTGTATTTTGTGTATTTTCTTCTGCTTTTTTATCCTGTATCTTCCCATAATCATAAGGAAAATTATTATCCCTAAAATCTCTTAGCCTCTCACCAATTAACTGTTGGTAATTATTCGGACACACATTAATTTCCTCATACGTTAATGCTTCAAAAATGTACTGAGTTTTCTCAATGCCTTTATGGCCTTGTTGTGGATTGACATTTTTATACAAAACCAATGCATTATTCTGCTCATCTTTTTGAACATACAGTATTGAATTTGGTAATTTTATAGGATTTTTTACATTATTATAATGATTGAATTTATATTGTTTTGCACTTTGGTAAACAACTAAGCTGTATACTTTTTCTGGCTCAATTTTTGGATTTTCAGCTTCATTAGATTGCTTAGCTAATATATTCTTTTGTATAAATTCATCAAGTTTCCGAACAATTTCATCTATTTTTTTACTTTGTTTTAATCTCTCAACTTCTTCTTTTTTCTCTAAAACAGAATCAACTTTTGCTATCATTTCTTTTAACTTTGTTCTAAAAATTACTTCATCATCTGGAAATGTTGAGCTTAATAAATTTGACTTACCTTTTAATTCTTCATCCCCCATAACTATAGGTCTAGCATTACCAACTACAGGCTTCTCTACTTTATCTGCTGGTTTAGC from the Candidatus Bandiella numerosa genome contains:
- a CDS encoding DMT family transporter, whose protein sequence is MKIKDNKIPANNKNIAICFMVAHCFFMSLGTVLLKLMQFDYHITQIMFFYNLLLCVTLLCLSFFGRNSLRISCANIKYHFLRSIFGFGGFVLFFYSLSNMPINEVRAIISLDPILTALFAVLFFQESINRMKMISFITTFIGAIILLHPENIQLSTGAITSLLAAISFGIYNNVTKKITTGKTIDQIFYLSLFSLLYTTIPAIYYWNPIIKLQDIFLIFGIAILFMLSSITVFHAFKRAELSLIMPIHFLGVVMTAILGFLYFDEKIGYFTIIGTFVITIGMMPLFLKRSGNT